Proteins encoded within one genomic window of Bacillus sp. 1NLA3E:
- the rplP gene encoding 50S ribosomal protein L16 has product MLLPKRVKYRREHRGKMRGNAKGGTEVAFGEFGLQATEASWITNRQIEAARIAMTRYMKRGGKVWIKIFPHKPYTAKPLEVRMGSGKGAPEGWVAVVKPGKIMFELAGVSEEVAREALRLAAHKLPLKCKFVKREEIGGESNES; this is encoded by the coding sequence ATGTTATTGCCAAAACGCGTCAAGTATCGTCGTGAACATCGTGGAAAAATGCGCGGAAATGCAAAGGGTGGTACCGAAGTAGCTTTTGGTGAATTTGGCCTTCAAGCTACTGAAGCATCTTGGATCACAAACCGTCAGATTGAAGCGGCTCGTATTGCGATGACTCGTTACATGAAACGTGGCGGAAAAGTTTGGATCAAAATTTTCCCGCATAAGCCATATACTGCTAAGCCTCTAGAAGTCCGGATGGGTTCTGGTAAAGGTGCTCCTGAAGGTTGGGTAGCAGTCGTGAAACCAGGAAAAATTATGTTTGAACTCGCAGGCGTTTCTGAAGAAGTCGCTCGTGAAGCATTACGCCTAGCAGCACACAAACTTCCACTAAAATGTAAGTTTGTAAAACGAGAAGAAATTGGTGGTGAATCTAATGAAAGCTGA
- the rpsC gene encoding 30S ribosomal protein S3 — MGQKVNPVGLRVGIIRDWESKWYAGKDYAVLLHEDLKVREYIAKRLKDASVSKVEIERAANRLNITVHTAKPGMVIGKGGTEVEALRKALNQLTAKRVHINILEIKRADLDAKLVAENIARQLENRVSFRRAQKQAIQRAMRAGAKGIKTMVSGRLGGADIARSEHYSEGTVPLHTLRADIDYSHAEADTTYGKLGVKVWIYKGEVLPTKKKTVEGGK, encoded by the coding sequence GTGGGTCAAAAAGTAAATCCAGTCGGTTTGCGTGTCGGAATCATCCGTGATTGGGAGTCAAAATGGTACGCAGGCAAAGACTATGCCGTTCTTTTACACGAAGACCTTAAAGTTCGTGAGTATATCGCGAAACGTTTAAAAGATGCTTCAGTTTCAAAAGTTGAAATTGAACGTGCTGCTAACCGCTTGAACATCACAGTCCACACTGCTAAACCAGGTATGGTAATTGGTAAGGGTGGAACTGAAGTTGAAGCTTTACGCAAAGCACTCAACCAACTTACAGCGAAACGTGTTCATATTAACATTCTTGAAATCAAAAGAGCAGACCTTGATGCGAAATTAGTCGCAGAAAATATCGCTCGTCAATTAGAAAACCGTGTATCATTCCGTCGGGCCCAAAAACAAGCCATTCAACGTGCAATGCGTGCTGGTGCAAAAGGGATTAAAACGATGGTATCCGGTCGTTTAGGCGGAGCGGACATCGCTCGTTCAGAACATTATAGTGAAGGAACCGTTCCACTTCATACTCTTCGCGCTGATATTGATTACTCTCATGCAGAAGCTGACACAACATACGGCAAGCTAGGCGTAAAAGTATGGATTTATAAGGGCGAAGTCCTTCCTACTAAGAAGAAAACCGTGGAAGGAGGCAAATAA
- the tuf gene encoding elongation factor Tu: protein MAKAKFDRSKPHVNIGTIGHVDHGKTTLTAAITSVLAKEGKAEARAYDQIDGAPEERERGITISTAHVEYETEARHYAHVDCPGHADYVKNMITGAAQMDGGILVVSAADGPMPQTREHILLSRNVGVPYLVVFMNKCDMVDDEELLELVEMEIRDLLSEYEFPGDDIPVIKGSALKALEGEAEWEEKIHELMNAVDEYIPTPTRDTDKPFMMPVEDVFSITGRGTVATGRVERGVVKVGDVVQIIGFTEEPKSTTVTGVEMFRKLLDYAEAGDNIGALLRGVAREEIERGQVLAKPGSITPHTKFKAEVYVLSKEEGGRHTPFFTNYRPQFYFRTSDITGIVILPEGVEMVMPGDNIEMIVELIAPIAIEEGTRFSIREGGRTVGSGVVTTITE, encoded by the coding sequence ATGGCAAAAGCTAAATTCGACCGTTCAAAGCCCCATGTTAATATTGGTACAATCGGACACGTTGACCATGGTAAAACAACTTTAACAGCTGCTATCACTTCTGTTCTAGCAAAAGAAGGTAAAGCTGAAGCACGCGCATACGATCAAATCGATGGTGCTCCTGAAGAGCGTGAGCGTGGTATCACAATCTCAACTGCACACGTAGAGTACGAAACTGAAGCACGTCACTATGCACACGTTGACTGCCCAGGACACGCTGACTATGTTAAAAACATGATCACTGGTGCAGCACAAATGGATGGCGGTATCCTAGTTGTTTCTGCAGCTGACGGTCCAATGCCACAAACTCGTGAGCACATTCTACTTTCTCGTAACGTTGGTGTTCCTTACCTTGTTGTATTCATGAACAAATGTGACATGGTAGATGATGAAGAGTTACTAGAATTAGTTGAAATGGAAATTCGTGATCTTCTTTCTGAATATGAATTCCCTGGTGATGATATTCCAGTTATCAAGGGTTCTGCATTAAAAGCTCTTGAAGGCGAAGCTGAATGGGAAGAAAAAATTCATGAACTTATGAATGCTGTTGATGAGTATATCCCAACACCAACTCGTGACACTGATAAGCCTTTCATGATGCCTGTTGAGGATGTATTCTCAATCACAGGTCGTGGAACTGTTGCAACTGGACGTGTTGAGCGTGGAGTAGTTAAAGTTGGAGACGTTGTTCAAATCATCGGTTTCACAGAAGAGCCTAAGAGCACTACTGTAACAGGTGTTGAAATGTTCCGTAAGCTTCTTGATTATGCAGAAGCTGGCGACAACATTGGTGCCCTTCTTCGTGGGGTTGCTCGTGAAGAAATCGAACGTGGCCAAGTATTAGCAAAGCCAGGTTCAATTACTCCACATACAAAATTTAAAGCTGAAGTTTATGTATTGTCTAAAGAAGAAGGTGGACGTCATACTCCATTCTTCACAAACTACCGTCCACAATTCTATTTCCGTACTTCTGATATTACTGGAATCGTAATTCTTCCTGAAGGCGTTGAAATGGTAATGCCTGGTGATAATATCGAAATGATCGTTGAACTTATTGCTCCTATCGCGATTGAAGAGGGAACTAGATTCTCTATCCGTGAAGGCGGACGTACTGTTGGATCAGGTGTTGTAACAACAATCACTGAGTAA
- the fusA gene encoding elongation factor G, with amino-acid sequence MAREFSLENTRNIGIMAHIDAGKTTATERILYYTGRIHKIGETHEGASQMDWMEQEQERGITITSAATTAAWKDHRVNIIDTPGHVDFTIEVERSLRVLDGAVAVLDAQSGVEPQTETVWRQATTYGVPRVVFVNKMDKIGADFLYSVKTLHDRLQANAHPIQLPIGAEDQFEAIIDLVEMKAHFYSNDLGTDIEVREIPEEYKAQAEEYREKLVEAVSELDEELMEKYLNGEEISIEELKSGIRKGTNKVEFYPVICGSAFKNKGVQLMLDAVIDYLPSPLDVPSMKGHLPDTEEEAERHSDDSEPFSALAFKVMTDPYVGKLTFFRVYSGTLSSGSYVQNSTKGKRERIGRILQMHANHRQEIAEVHAGDIAAAVGLKDTTTGDTLCDEKDQVILESMNFPEPVIQLSVEPKSKADQDKMTTALQKLQEEDPTFRAHTDQETGQVIIAGMGELHLDIIVDRMRREFKVEANVGAPQVAYRETFRSSAQVEGKFARQSGGRGQYGHVWIEFSPNDEGKGFEFVNGIVGGVVPREYIPAVQAGLVDALDRGVIAGYPLVDIKARLFDGSYHDVDSSEMAFKIAASMALKNAASKCSPVILEPVMRVEVTIPEEYLGDIMGQITARRGRVEGMDARGNAQVVRSMIPLSEMFGYATALRSSTQGRGVFSMHFDHYEEVPKSISEEIIKKNKGE; translated from the coding sequence TGGTCGTATCCATAAGATTGGTGAAACACATGAAGGTGCATCTCAGATGGACTGGATGGAGCAAGAACAAGAACGTGGGATCACGATCACTTCCGCTGCAACAACTGCAGCTTGGAAAGACCATCGTGTAAACATCATCGATACCCCAGGACACGTAGACTTCACAATTGAAGTTGAACGTTCTCTTCGTGTACTTGATGGTGCAGTTGCTGTTCTAGATGCTCAATCTGGTGTTGAGCCTCAAACAGAAACTGTTTGGCGTCAAGCAACAACTTATGGAGTTCCACGGGTTGTATTCGTTAATAAAATGGATAAAATTGGTGCGGACTTCTTATATTCAGTGAAAACATTGCATGATCGTCTTCAAGCAAACGCTCATCCGATTCAATTACCAATCGGAGCTGAAGATCAATTTGAGGCAATCATTGATCTAGTTGAAATGAAGGCTCATTTCTACAGCAACGACCTAGGTACTGACATCGAGGTTCGGGAAATTCCTGAAGAATATAAAGCGCAAGCTGAAGAATATCGTGAGAAATTAGTTGAAGCTGTCTCTGAGCTTGATGAAGAACTAATGGAAAAATACCTTAATGGAGAGGAAATCAGTATTGAAGAGCTGAAATCCGGAATTCGTAAGGGAACAAACAAAGTTGAGTTTTACCCAGTTATCTGTGGCTCAGCATTTAAAAACAAAGGTGTTCAATTAATGCTTGATGCAGTTATTGATTATCTTCCATCTCCATTAGATGTACCTTCTATGAAAGGTCATCTTCCAGATACAGAGGAAGAAGCTGAGCGTCATTCTGATGACTCAGAACCATTCTCTGCATTAGCTTTTAAAGTTATGACAGACCCTTATGTAGGGAAGTTAACATTCTTCCGCGTGTACTCTGGTACACTAAGCTCTGGATCATACGTTCAGAACTCTACAAAAGGAAAACGCGAACGTATCGGACGTATCCTCCAAATGCATGCTAACCATCGTCAAGAAATTGCCGAAGTTCATGCAGGAGATATTGCTGCTGCAGTAGGTTTAAAAGATACAACAACTGGTGATACTCTTTGTGATGAAAAAGACCAAGTAATTCTTGAGTCTATGAATTTCCCTGAGCCAGTAATTCAACTTTCTGTTGAACCAAAATCAAAAGCAGACCAAGATAAAATGACTACTGCTTTGCAAAAACTTCAAGAAGAAGATCCAACTTTCCGTGCACACACTGACCAGGAAACTGGACAAGTTATCATTGCTGGTATGGGTGAGCTTCACCTAGATATCATCGTTGATCGTATGCGTCGTGAATTCAAAGTTGAAGCTAACGTTGGTGCACCACAGGTTGCCTATCGTGAAACTTTCCGTTCTTCTGCACAAGTTGAAGGAAAATTCGCTCGTCAGTCGGGTGGACGTGGTCAATACGGACATGTATGGATCGAGTTCTCTCCTAATGATGAAGGAAAAGGCTTTGAATTTGTAAATGGAATCGTTGGTGGGGTTGTTCCACGTGAATACATTCCTGCAGTTCAAGCTGGACTTGTAGATGCTCTCGACAGAGGGGTAATTGCAGGATATCCGCTTGTAGACATTAAGGCTAGACTATTTGATGGTTCTTACCATGATGTTGACTCAAGTGAAATGGCGTTTAAAATTGCCGCATCAATGGCTCTTAAAAATGCTGCTTCAAAATGTAGCCCTGTAATTCTTGAACCTGTAATGAGAGTAGAAGTAACAATTCCTGAAGAATATCTTGGTGATATCATGGGACAAATTACTGCTCGTCGCGGCCGCGTCGAAGGTATGGATGCTCGTGGTAATGCTCAAGTAGTTCGTTCAATGATTCCACTTTCTGAAATGTTTGGTTATGCAACTGCATTGCGTTCAAGCACTCAAGGACGTGGAGTGTTCTCAATGCACTTCGATCATTACGAAGAAGTACCGAAATCAATTTCTGAAGAAATCATCAAAAAAAATAAAGGTGAGTAA
- the rplB gene encoding 50S ribosomal protein L2, whose product MAIKKYKPTSNGRRGMTVSDFAEITTSTPEKSLLAPLKRKGGRNNQGKLTVRHQGGGHKRQYRIIDFKRDKDGIPGRVASVEYDPNRSANIALINYVDGEKRYILAPKNLEVGLEVMSGPEADIKVGNALPLTNIPVGTVIHNIELKPGKGGQLVRSAGTSAQVLGKEGKYVLVRLNSGEVRMILATCRASIGQVGNEQHELINIGKAGRSRWLGIRPTVRGSVMNPNDHPHGGGEGRSPIGRKSPMSPWGKPTLGFKTRKKKNKSDKFIVRRRKK is encoded by the coding sequence ATGGCGATTAAAAAGTACAAACCTACCTCTAACGGTCGTCGCGGCATGACAGTTTCTGATTTCGCTGAAATCACAACTAGCACACCAGAAAAATCTTTGCTTGCTCCATTGAAGCGAAAAGGCGGCCGCAACAACCAAGGTAAGTTAACTGTTCGTCATCAAGGTGGCGGCCATAAGCGTCAATACCGTATCATTGATTTTAAACGTGATAAAGATGGCATTCCAGGACGCGTTGCTTCTGTTGAATACGATCCAAACCGTTCTGCAAACATTGCACTAATTAATTATGTAGATGGAGAAAAACGTTATATCCTAGCTCCGAAAAATCTAGAAGTAGGTTTAGAGGTTATGTCTGGTCCTGAGGCTGACATAAAAGTAGGAAACGCACTTCCACTAACAAACATTCCAGTTGGTACTGTTATCCACAATATCGAGTTAAAACCTGGTAAAGGCGGACAATTAGTTCGTTCTGCTGGAACAAGCGCACAGGTTCTTGGTAAAGAAGGTAAATACGTATTAGTTCGTTTGAACTCTGGTGAAGTTCGTATGATCCTTGCTACTTGCCGTGCTTCTATCGGTCAAGTTGGTAATGAGCAACACGAATTAATCAATATTGGTAAAGCAGGTCGTTCACGCTGGTTAGGTATTCGTCCAACTGTTCGTGGATCTGTAATGAACCCTAATGACCATCCACACGGTGGTGGTGAAGGTCGTTCTCCAATCGGACGTAAATCACCAATGTCTCCATGGGGTAAACCAACTCTTGGATTCAAAACACGTAAGAAGAAAAACAAATCCGATAAATTTATCGTACGTCGTCGTAAAAAATAA
- the rplW gene encoding 50S ribosomal protein L23: MDARDIIKRPVITERSSEAMADKKYTFEVDVRANKTQVKDAIQEIFSVKVEKVNIMNYKGKFKRMGKFGGYTNKRRKAIITLTKESKEIEFFEV, from the coding sequence ATGGATGCTCGCGATATCATTAAGCGCCCCGTTATTACTGAACGTTCCAGTGAGGCAATGGCTGATAAGAAGTACACTTTTGAAGTGGACGTAAGAGCCAATAAAACACAAGTTAAAGACGCTATCCAAGAAATTTTCAGCGTTAAAGTTGAAAAAGTTAACATCATGAACTACAAAGGTAAATTCAAGCGCATGGGTAAATTCGGCGGATACACAAATAAACGTCGTAAAGCGATTATTACTTTAACTAAAGAAAGTAAAGAAATCGAATTCTTTGAAGTATAA
- the rplV gene encoding 50S ribosomal protein L22, which yields MQAKAVARTVRIAPRKARLVVDLIRGKQVGEAVAILKLTPKAASPIVEKVLKSAMANAEHNYEMDINSLVVEQAYVNEGPTLKRFRPRAMGRASAINKRTSHIIIVLSEKKEG from the coding sequence ATGCAAGCTAAAGCTGTTGCAAGAACAGTTCGTATTGCTCCTCGTAAAGCTCGTTTAGTCGTAGATTTAATTCGAGGTAAGCAAGTAGGTGAAGCAGTAGCGATTTTAAAGTTAACTCCAAAAGCTGCTTCTCCAATCGTAGAAAAAGTATTAAAATCTGCTATGGCAAACGCTGAGCATAACTACGAAATGGATATCAATTCATTAGTTGTTGAGCAAGCATATGTAAACGAAGGACCAACGTTAAAACGTTTCCGTCCTCGTGCGATGGGCCGTGCAAGCGCGATAAACAAACGTACTAGCCATATTATCATCGTTTTATCAGAAAAGAAGGAGGGATAA
- the rpsS gene encoding 30S ribosomal protein S19, translating into MGRSLKKGPFVDEHLINKIEKLNETEGKQVVKTWSRRSTIFPQFIGHTIAVYDGRKHVPVYVTEDMVGHKLGEFAPTRTYKGHASDDKKTRR; encoded by the coding sequence ATGGGTCGCAGCTTGAAAAAAGGACCTTTTGTTGATGAGCATTTAATCAATAAGATCGAAAAGTTAAATGAAACTGAAGGCAAGCAAGTAGTAAAAACTTGGTCACGCCGTTCTACGATCTTCCCACAATTCATTGGACACACAATCGCTGTTTATGATGGTCGTAAACATGTTCCTGTATATGTTACTGAAGACATGGTAGGTCATAAGCTTGGAGAATTTGCTCCAACTCGTACTTACAAAGGTCATGCCAGTGATGATAAGAAAACAAGACGTTAA
- the rplD gene encoding 50S ribosomal protein L4, translating to MPKVALYNQSGSQVGEIELNDSVFGIAPNNHVLFEAVIMQRASLRQGTHKTKVRSEVAGGGRKPWKQKGTGRARQGSIRSPQWRGGGTVFGPTPRSYSYKLPKKVRRLAIKSALSSKLIEENILVLENLGFEAPKTKEFTQVLKGLSVASKALIVTADLDENVALSARNIPGVTVVTADGISVLDVLNHDKLIMTKAAVEKVEEVLA from the coding sequence ATGCCGAAAGTAGCGTTATATAACCAAAGCGGATCACAAGTTGGTGAAATCGAACTTAATGATTCAGTTTTTGGTATTGCCCCAAATAACCACGTGTTATTTGAAGCGGTTATCATGCAAAGAGCTTCTTTGCGTCAAGGAACACATAAAACTAAAGTTCGTTCTGAAGTAGCTGGTGGCGGTCGTAAGCCATGGAAACAAAAAGGAACTGGACGTGCGCGTCAAGGTTCAATTCGTTCTCCACAATGGCGCGGAGGTGGTACAGTATTTGGTCCTACTCCTCGTAGCTACAGCTATAAATTACCGAAGAAGGTACGTCGCTTAGCTATTAAGTCTGCACTTTCTTCAAAACTAATAGAAGAGAATATTCTTGTATTAGAAAACCTTGGTTTCGAAGCTCCGAAAACGAAGGAATTCACACAAGTTTTAAAGGGACTTTCTGTAGCTTCAAAAGCTTTGATTGTAACTGCGGACTTGGATGAGAATGTAGCATTATCTGCACGAAATATCCCTGGTGTAACAGTTGTTACTGCTGACGGAATTAGTGTTTTAGATGTGTTAAATCATGATAAACTAATCATGACGAAAGCCGCAGTTGAAAAAGTAGAGGAGGTGCTTGCATAA
- the rpsJ gene encoding 30S ribosomal protein S10, translating to MAKQKIRIRLKAYDHRILDQSAEKIVETAKRSGAAVSGPIPLPTEKSIYTILRAVHKYKDSREQFEMRTHKRLIDIINPTPQTVDSLMRLDLPSGVDIEIKL from the coding sequence ATGGCAAAACAAAAAATTCGTATCCGTTTAAAGGCTTATGATCATAGAATTCTTGATCAGTCTGCGGAAAAGATTGTTGAAACGGCAAAACGTTCAGGTGCAGCTGTATCTGGTCCGATTCCGCTTCCAACAGAGAAGTCAATCTACACAATCTTACGTGCGGTGCATAAGTACAAGGATTCTCGTGAGCAATTCGAGATGCGTACTCATAAGCGTCTAATTGATATCATCAACCCAACGCCACAAACGGTTGATTCACTAATGCGTTTAGACTTACCGTCAGGTGTGGACATCGAAATCAAACTATAA
- the rplC gene encoding 50S ribosomal protein L3 has protein sequence MTKGILGRKIGMTQVFAENGDLIPVTVVQAAANVVLQVKTVETDGYESVQVGFEDKREKLSNKPEKGHVSKANTTPKRFVREFRGVNLGEYEVGQEVKVDIFAEGEIVDVTGVSKGKGFQGVIKRHGQSRGPMAHGSRYHRRPGSMGPVAPNRVFKGKKLAGRMGGEQVTVQNLQIVKVDTERNLLLIKGNVPGPKKALLKIKSAIKA, from the coding sequence ATGACCAAAGGAATCTTAGGAAGAAAAATCGGTATGACTCAAGTTTTCGCAGAAAATGGGGATCTTATTCCGGTTACTGTTGTTCAAGCAGCTGCAAACGTAGTTCTTCAAGTTAAAACTGTTGAAACAGACGGATATGAATCTGTTCAAGTAGGTTTTGAAGATAAGCGTGAAAAGCTATCGAACAAGCCAGAAAAAGGCCATGTTTCAAAAGCGAATACTACTCCTAAGCGCTTCGTTCGTGAATTCCGTGGAGTAAACTTAGGTGAGTATGAAGTTGGTCAGGAAGTCAAGGTTGATATTTTCGCAGAAGGCGAAATCGTTGATGTAACTGGAGTTTCAAAAGGGAAAGGTTTCCAAGGTGTAATTAAACGCCACGGACAATCTCGTGGACCAATGGCTCACGGATCTCGTTATCACCGTCGTCCAGGTTCAATGGGACCTGTTGCTCCAAACCGCGTTTTCAAAGGCAAAAAGTTAGCTGGACGTATGGGTGGAGAACAAGTGACTGTTCAAAATTTACAAATTGTAAAAGTTGATACTGAACGTAATTTACTTTTAATCAAAGGTAACGTACCTGGACCTAAAAAGGCATTACTTAAAATTAAAAGTGCGATAAAAGCATAG